GTAGCCATGCTGCTTTACCACTCACTcggaaacaaaaatcatataaccTTATGTTGTGTTAAATAAAGCCTTCAACTACATTTAGCATAACACTAGTCCTCTTATCATCACTCACTAAGCACAGAAGAATCATGTAACCAAATTATCTTAATCTAAAGCCTTCTTCTACAACACTTGGCAAACACAATCCATAACAAACTTGCTACACTCGATAAGACTATAAGCCCCTACTTAGTGATGCAACAAAGAGATACAACATTCTTCCATTTCAATAGCTTAAACTTACCAAAGGATCAAAAGGCTTGCCAACAGTTGCAATAACCGAAACACGAAGATATCTCAAAACCTCAACAAATTGCCTATAAATCCCTTGATAACTCgtatcaatcttcttctccttatcAGTATCAACTCTAACCTGTAACTTAGCTTTCTCAAAACTATCAATAATAGGTAAAAGAGACTTAAGAATCTGAACTTTTGCATTAGACTCTGTACTAAGCCTATCTTTATCAAGCTTCTTCCTTGTATTATCAAAATCAGCTTGTAATCGaattttcatctctttctctgaagCTATCTTCATTGATAAAGATAAAACCTTTTGATCCATTttattcttctccttctcgaTTTTGCAAAACATCGTTTCGATTTCTGTAACTGAGGTTTCGTCTCCGTTGAGAAGAGCTTGTTTATATGAcctaattagggtttttacaTCTGCTTGCTGCTTTGAATTCGCTTCTTCACTGTTATTAGTCTACAAATTATAACAGATTCGAATTAGAAGAAGCTTTAAAAGCAAAGAACATGTAAAtatgctgaagaagaagaacttacTTGGTGAGCAGAGAAGATTGGGAATTTTCGACTGGGTTTTGAAATGAGTGGAGATATTGGTGAAGGTCTGCCATGGAAATGGAGGT
This sequence is a window from Arabidopsis thaliana chromosome 1 sequence. Protein-coding genes within it:
- a CDS encoding Co-chaperone GrpE family protein (Co-chaperone GrpE family protein; FUNCTIONS IN: copper ion binding; INVOLVED IN: protein folding, protein import into mitochondrial matrix; LOCATED IN: chloroplast; EXPRESSED IN: 22 plant structures; EXPRESSED DURING: 13 growth stages; CONTAINS InterPro DOMAIN/s: GrpE nucleotide exchange factor (InterPro:IPR000740), GrpE nucleotide exchange factor, coiled-coil (InterPro:IPR013805), GrpE nucleotide exchange factor, head (InterPro:IPR009012); BEST Arabidopsis thaliana protein match is: Co-chaperone GrpE family protein (TAIR:AT5G17710.2); Has 7907 Blast hits to 7907 proteins in 2666 species: Archae - 104; Bacteria - 5138; Metazoa - 133; Fungi - 118; Plants - 143; Viruses - 0; Other Eukaryotes - 2271 (source: NCBI BLink).), with the protein product MAISFAIDPSISPCFSFSSPSSSSKTLPLRNNLHFHGRPSPISPLISKPSRKFPIFSAHQTNNSEEANSKQQADVKTLIRSYKQALLNGDETSVTEIETMFCKIEKEKNKMDQKVLSLSMKIASEKEMKIRLQADFDNTRKKLDKDRLSTESNAKVQILKSLLPIIDSFEKAKLQVRVDTDKEKKIDTSYQGIYRQFVEVLRYLRVSVIATVGKPFDPLLHEAISREESEAVKAGIITEELNKGFVLGDRVLRPAKVKVSLGPVNKKTPSAAEEITPSA